The following coding sequences lie in one Acropora palmata chromosome 3, jaAcrPala1.3, whole genome shotgun sequence genomic window:
- the LOC141877479 gene encoding uncharacterized protein LOC141877479: protein MVNEDLINMDDDMNKFCVSWFTSRTADIGIRQVISSWNNHPIPGKGVPDKRMEENKKTFILPSIDMLPTSEEAVLAYEREGGHLSLPEVFGTDLLSGNQKLQKLHFDNFNAAYPSFDVVFHCLVNGNYYPFKEGLQYFIDLTTTLNPN from the exons ATGGTGAATGAAGACCTCATAAATATGGATGATGACATGAACAAGTTCTGTGTGTCATGGTTTACCTCCAGGACGGCAGACATTGGAATCAGGCAAGTGATTTCCAGTTGGAACAACCATCCTATCCCTG GGAAGGGAGTTCCAGACAAGAGAATGGAAGAAAATAAGAAGACCTTTATTCTTCCATCTATAGACATGCTTCCCACTAGTGAAGAAGCTGTACTTGCGTATGAAAGGGAAGGTGGTCATCTTAGTCTCCCAGAAGTGTTTGGCACTGATCTCCTTTCTGGGAACCAAAAGCTCCAAAAATTGCACTTTGATAACTTTAATGCTGCTTATCCTAgttttgatgttgttttccATTGCCTTGTGAATGGTAATTATTACCCTTTTAAAGAGGGTCTACAGTATTTTATTGACCTAACAACAACATTAAATCCTAACTGA
- the LOC141877624 gene encoding uncharacterized protein LOC141877624: MGQIFSQDSANDNDRKTYNSMQEIFESTKAKMYIAALNDECLPIVCAVDKFHEFLFQVDQIEENDLKKKINDILQKHLSSEHLDEMVELMKRGLNSLLLSASATSALKELESVRQMHVVHANRSILRIDYFVHWVKQVDDKKALFYYVQVGVIDMARVRLLVLIYELTRATKEDHIEEVGNKLKRKANSTILLNEAAQTLVKAARGEKGMLRDGGSGTTHNETRNTSTEDDVSRDG, encoded by the coding sequence ATGGGACAAATCTTTAGTCAAGACAGTGCTAATGATAATGACCGAAAGACTTATAACTCGATGCAGGAGATCTTTGAAAGCACAAAAGCGAAGATGTACATTGCTGCGTTGAACGATGAGTGTCTGCCGATTGTGTGCGCTGTGGACAAGTTTCATGAATTCCTCTTTCAAGTAGACCAAATTGAAGAGAACGATCTGAAGAAGAAGATTAACGACATACTTCAGAAACATCTAAGCAGTGAACACCTTGATGAGATGGTAGAGCTTATGAAGAGAGGGCTGAACAGCCTATTGCTATCCGCCTCCGCAACAAGCGCACTCAAAGAATTAGAGTCAGTGCGCCAGATGCATGTTGTCCATGCCAACAGAAGTATCCTCCGCATCGACTACTTTGTCCACTGGGTAAAGCAAGTTGACGACAAGAAGGCTCTTTTTTACTACGTACAAGTTGGTGTCATTGATATGGCGAGAGTTCGGTTGCTTGTATTGATCTACGAGCTCACCAGAGCTACGAAGGAAGACCACATTGAAGAAGTAGGTAACAAGCTAAAGAGAAAGGCCAATTCTACAATCCTTTTGAATGAGGCTGCGCAAACCCTTGTAAAGGCGGCTCGGGGAGAAAAGGGGATGCTGAGAGATGGAGGTTCAGGTACAACCCATAATGAAACTCGCAATACTTCAACAGAAGATGATGTATCCCGCGACGGTTAA
- the LOC141876141 gene encoding neurexin-4-like — MSSNIVGTTVNGKGKSCSEIKSFSPKVSSGSYVIDPDGEGGCESIIVFCNMTDKNGAGVTVIGHDSEKRTAVGGFAAPGSYTKDVQYSGVNSSCISQLAILTAVSPHCDQFIKYECLGSVLLNNGNPYRCWVSRDHEKMKYWDGAGPADLFKCACGVAKQCANPSDGCNCDKNKVTWREDKGILREKYHHLPVIGLRFGDTGGPFVYGYHTLGKLKCYGTI, encoded by the exons ATGTCAAGCAACATTGTTGGCACCACTGTGAACGGGAAAG GAAAAAGTTGTAGTGAGATCAAATCTTTCAGCCCTAAAGTCTCAAGTGGTTCTTATGTCATCGATCCTGATGGTGAAGGAGGCTGCGAATCCATCATCGTCTTTTGCAACATGACCGATAAAAATGGAGCTGGCGTGACAGTCATTGGTCACGACAGTGAAAAAAGAACTGCGGTTGGTGGGTTTGCTGCTCCAGGAAGTTATACAAAAGATGTTCAGTATTCTGGAGTGAACTCATCATGTATTTCCCAACTGGCCATCCTAACTGCAGTATCTCCTCACTGTGACCAGTTTATCAAATACGAATGCCTTGGGTCTGTTCTTTTGAACAACGGGAATCCTTATCGCTGTTGGGTGTCACGTGATCATGAAAAAATGAAGTACTGGGATGGAGCAGGACCCGCGGATTTGTTTAAGTGCGCATGCGGAGTAGCTAAGCAGTGCGCAAATCCCAGCGATGGATGCAACTGTGACAAGAACAAAGTGACTTGGCGAGAGGACAAGGGAATTCTCCGGGAAAAGTATCATCATCTTCCAGTTATCGGGCTGAGATTTGGAGATACAGGAGGCCCCTTTGTATATGGCTATCACACTCTGGGCAAGCTGAAGTGTTATGGAACGATTTGA
- the LOC141877478 gene encoding uncharacterized protein LOC141877478 isoform X2, whose protein sequence is MASSKILDLSREGKNLRLRIAASDLSVSRLSRAFQVETNSLYLKEEFGDMSFWPNESGRFNVLHLDDGHSLQVMGEDLQTYSNVSQIAEQHSGQLSQVFTYGGTPGSSSRPALFGGNKRKGGAIVKIIHAEMTQKNEKGPPSFQDLGQTYINMSEDTANVHCSVQGKGCLQ, encoded by the exons ATGGCAAGCAGTAAGATACTGGACCTTTCACGCGAGGGAAAGAATCTTCGACTTCGCATCGCAGCGTCTGACTTATCGGTATCCAGACTTTCTCGAGCGTTCCAG gttgaaacaaattcaCTTTATCTAAAAGAAGAGTTTGGTGACATGTCATTTTGGCCAAATGAGTCTGGACGATTTAATGTGCTGCACCTGGATGATGGACATTCCCTTCAAGTTATGGGGGAGGATCTGCAGACCTACTCAAATGTGTCACAAATTGCAGAGCAGCACTCTGGACAACTTAGCCAAGTATTCACATATGGGGGCACTCCTGGGAGCTCTTCAAGGCCAGCACTATTTGGTGGAAATAAACGGAAAGGTGGTGCCATTGTGAAAATTATACACGCAGAAATGACCCAGAAGAATGAGAAGGGACCCCCATCTTTCCAAGATCTTGGGCAGACATACATTAACATGAGTGAAGATACAGCTAATGTTCACTGTTCTGTCCAAGGCAAGGGATGCCTTCAATGA
- the LOC141877478 gene encoding uncharacterized protein LOC141877478 isoform X1 has product MFTVLSKARDAFNDPSLELVTSNGLKIMDNEGTKGLAFWKCGSRRIYAVRVMSNARTSLKRSGKSKAKATSTSYHDISDDSDEDFTPKRSRGVNHGDIQTVNYQINEVKSMVSDILKVNQALSLPLGVVKLLRDAFMCKICHATPMTPPVIATKCCNTLLGCEECVNTWFDGADGLSKKCPHCNEPRGYASTFQFKGIDEF; this is encoded by the exons ATGTTCACTGTTCTGTCCAAGGCAAGGGATGCCTTCAATGATCCCTCTCTGGAGTTGGTGACTAGCAATGGTCTGAAGATAATGGACAATGAAGGCACTAAAG GTTTGGCTTTTTGGAAATGTGGAAGCAGAAGAATTTATGCTGTCAGGGTCATGAGCAATGCGCGGACTTCTCTTAAGAGATCGGGCAAGTCAAAGGCAAAGGCAACTTCCACTTCATATCATGACATTTCTGATGATAGTGATGAGGACTTTACTCCTAAGAGGTCCAGAGGTGTTAATCATGGAGATATTCAGACAGTAAATTATCAAATCAATGAAGTGAAATCAATGGTTTCTGACATATTGAAAGTGAACCAAGCTTTGTCCTTGCCACTTGGAGTTGTCAAACTGTTAAGAGATGCATTCATGTGCAAAATATGTCATGCAACACCTATGACACCCCCAGTAATTgcaacaaaatgttgcaatACCTTGCTTGGTTGTGAGGAATGTGTTAATACTTGGTTTGATGGGGCTGATGGTTTAAGTAAGAAGTGCCCACATTGCAATGAACCTAGAGGATATGCCTCTACATTTCAATTTAAAGGTATAGATGAGTTTTAA